In Leptospira bourretii, a genomic segment contains:
- a CDS encoding glycosyltransferase, whose protein sequence is MILHINTSREWRGGEQQLFYLVQGLTNFKIPQIVVGQPGSPLETKCKENGYEFVPIEMRGEWDRKAYKNIRSLCISKNVKLIHTHTAHAHTLGLLAKRNHLNIPLIVSRRVDFKPKSSFFSRWKYQHTANDYYLPVSQKIKEVMISSKIAPERIITVYSGIDLKRFSKSAPHEYLREEFHIPKKCIVIGNVAALVDHKDQETLLNAISKMRTTVDFRLMIVGDGKLENKLKTQAEQLGIKDKVIFTGYRKDIPALLSLFDIFTLTSKEEGLGTSVLDAMASALPIVATNGGGIGEMLDHNEGAYVCSVGDSESIAQGLDKLVGSEDLRTKFGVFNKTSVKRFSVTKTVEKTKLIYYSFLGDTLYGEGT, encoded by the coding sequence TTGATCCTTCATATCAATACTTCCCGCGAGTGGCGCGGCGGAGAACAGCAGCTTTTTTATTTGGTCCAAGGACTAACTAATTTCAAAATCCCACAAATCGTTGTCGGCCAACCAGGTTCTCCTTTAGAAACAAAATGCAAAGAAAACGGTTATGAATTTGTCCCAATTGAAATGCGTGGAGAGTGGGATAGAAAAGCATATAAGAATATTCGATCTCTTTGTATTTCCAAAAATGTAAAACTCATTCATACTCATACGGCTCACGCCCACACTCTTGGATTACTTGCCAAACGAAACCACCTAAACATTCCTTTGATTGTTTCGAGAAGAGTAGATTTTAAACCAAAATCTAGTTTTTTCTCTAGATGGAAATACCAACATACGGCTAACGATTATTATCTGCCAGTTTCTCAAAAAATCAAAGAAGTAATGATTTCAAGTAAAATTGCTCCAGAAAGAATCATTACAGTGTATTCGGGGATTGATTTAAAACGTTTTTCAAAATCGGCACCACACGAATACTTAAGAGAAGAATTTCATATTCCTAAAAAATGTATTGTGATTGGAAACGTAGCAGCCCTTGTCGATCACAAAGACCAAGAAACTTTACTCAACGCGATCTCAAAAATGAGAACAACAGTAGACTTTCGCCTAATGATCGTCGGTGATGGGAAACTAGAAAATAAATTAAAAACACAAGCAGAACAATTGGGAATTAAGGATAAAGTCATTTTTACTGGATACAGAAAAGATATCCCTGCTCTTCTTTCTTTATTTGATATTTTTACACTCACCTCCAAAGAAGAAGGCCTAGGAACTTCTGTTTTGGATGCAATGGCATCGGCTCTTCCTATTGTTGCCACAAATGGCGGTGGGATTGGTGAGATGTTGGATCATAATGAAGGCGCTTACGTTTGTTCGGTGGGAGATTCGGAAAGTATTGCCCAAGGTTTGGACAAACTCGTTGGATCCGAAGATTTGCGAACCAAGTTCGGTGTTTTCAACAAAACTTCTGTAAAACGTTTTTCCGTTACCAAAACAGTTGAAAAAACAAAACTCATCTATTATTCCTTTTTAGGAGATACTTTGTACGGAGAAGGAACATGA
- a CDS encoding serine hydrolase domain-containing protein, with product MKPRSPKNTQSSPKSSVKNKNKEKEESLLPFHPLPLSFPLPASLNRKSKSFFLILNILFFLQCSSLQEKPKEVYHKDLTATEKVVLSKIEEVENSGIKSLSYMYLLGDGVVHSGSLGVDKKGQIQRFKIGSITKLFTGIALLQLQENGKLKLDDPVSKYLPELVGMSSRGQKYREITIRDILTHQSGLPSDRASGFFLSPNTKDPEILAAFRSLPQTLSQMERNEPGKAHSYSNFGFGLLGIVIERTSGIGIEEYFQKNLFSKAGMKHSTLLELNDGSELVTGYSGLFWKTETLRPVIRDLTAGSLSTTGEDMGLFMKTFFQSKRGNGLLSPSSFFEFHRIQKGPSSNFQMKLGLPVLMEEKKSGEKSIWISGHSGSLPPFFADLLYDPESETASFLVGNTLSFATASIRPANKDILDITYEYKTGFKWEDPPLPERKKQNRLDGFYGLYVSPLGIHEVKPGNPPKIEMMGFDIDLVEKDNRFGTNLRLFFGLIPVKEKTLESMRIEFEAWEGTPIFTMYSLNAAKGSWGFGVLAKPDYRLPEKSFLTTYQTKDPYSLISRVELKEDKHGFVNATVYYSLGGMENSNQLPCQLESESTLRILGFGRNLGERMDLKKVDGKPVLVYSGIQFLGE from the coding sequence ATGAAGCCTCGTTCCCCAAAAAACACTCAGTCTTCGCCCAAATCCTCTGTTAAGAACAAAAACAAGGAAAAAGAAGAATCTCTTCTTCCCTTCCATCCCCTGCCATTATCTTTTCCTCTTCCGGCTTCTCTAAATCGAAAATCAAAATCCTTTTTTTTGATTTTAAACATTTTGTTTTTCCTACAATGTTCCTCCCTACAAGAAAAACCCAAAGAGGTTTATCATAAGGACCTAACTGCTACGGAGAAAGTGGTTTTGTCCAAAATAGAAGAAGTAGAAAACTCAGGAATCAAATCACTTTCGTATATGTATTTATTAGGTGATGGAGTTGTGCATTCAGGTTCTCTTGGTGTGGACAAAAAAGGCCAGATACAAAGATTTAAAATAGGAAGTATTACTAAACTATTTACAGGAATCGCTCTTTTGCAATTACAAGAGAATGGCAAACTGAAGTTAGATGATCCTGTTTCCAAATACCTTCCCGAATTAGTTGGGATGTCTTCTCGTGGGCAAAAGTATCGTGAAATCACCATTCGAGACATTTTAACCCACCAATCGGGATTACCTTCTGATAGAGCTTCTGGTTTTTTCCTTTCGCCAAATACCAAGGATCCCGAGATTTTGGCTGCCTTTCGTTCTCTTCCGCAAACACTTTCGCAGATGGAAAGAAACGAACCAGGCAAAGCTCATTCCTATTCCAATTTTGGGTTTGGGCTTCTTGGAATCGTCATAGAACGAACCTCAGGCATTGGGATTGAAGAGTATTTCCAAAAGAATCTATTTTCCAAAGCCGGAATGAAACACTCCACCTTGTTAGAGTTAAATGACGGATCGGAGTTAGTGACTGGATATTCCGGTTTGTTTTGGAAAACAGAAACCCTTCGGCCCGTGATCCGTGATTTGACGGCTGGTTCTCTTTCGACCACCGGAGAAGATATGGGTCTTTTTATGAAGACATTCTTTCAAAGTAAAAGAGGGAATGGTCTTCTTTCCCCATCCAGCTTTTTCGAATTCCATCGCATCCAAAAAGGACCGAGTTCTAATTTTCAAATGAAGTTAGGCCTTCCTGTTTTGATGGAAGAAAAGAAGAGTGGTGAGAAAAGTATTTGGATTTCAGGGCATTCTGGATCACTACCTCCGTTTTTTGCAGATTTGCTTTATGATCCAGAATCGGAAACTGCAAGTTTTCTTGTCGGAAACACATTGAGTTTTGCGACTGCTTCCATTCGACCAGCTAACAAAGATATTTTGGATATAACTTATGAATACAAAACGGGATTTAAATGGGAAGATCCACCTTTGCCAGAACGAAAGAAACAAAATAGGTTAGATGGTTTTTATGGCCTCTATGTTTCTCCTTTGGGAATCCATGAAGTAAAACCAGGAAATCCACCTAAAATAGAAATGATGGGTTTTGACATTGATTTAGTAGAAAAGGACAATCGATTTGGAACCAACTTACGTCTGTTTTTTGGTTTGATTCCAGTAAAAGAAAAAACCTTGGAATCCATGCGGATCGAATTTGAAGCTTGGGAAGGAACTCCTATTTTTACTATGTATTCATTGAATGCTGCCAAAGGAAGTTGGGGTTTTGGAGTTTTGGCAAAACCTGACTACCGGTTGCCTGAAAAATCATTTTTGACAACCTATCAAACGAAGGATCCGTATTCACTGATCTCACGAGTGGAATTGAAAGAAGACAAACATGGGTTTGTGAATGCCACTGTTTATTATTCGTTAGGTGGAATGGAAAATTCTAACCAATTGCCTTGCCAATTAGAATCAGAATCCACACTTAGGATTTTAGGTTTTGGTCGCAATTTAGGGGAGAGAATGGATCTAAAAAAAGTGGATGGAAAACCGGTTCTCGTATATTCGGGGATTCAGTTTTTGGGGGAATAA
- a CDS encoding ATP-binding protein — translation MFLPPDMSSVKHFRKDLRRTLEDNGFSAEHIMNIELAADEALTNAVSANVTCHCDETIICRWRIDSSKFTLYILDYGSGLSGEGSVPDTDKELLRSNQSQCFSTFLDHIKNHQSKKPDTLPYNGFGQKHKNMGKGLKIINAMMDSVKVMFHGEGMVDEAPAGFKVMGSIIALEYDRSKHL, via the coding sequence ATGTTTTTGCCTCCCGACATGTCATCTGTCAAACATTTCAGAAAGGATCTCAGACGAACCCTAGAAGACAATGGGTTTAGTGCTGAACATATCATGAACATTGAGCTCGCAGCTGATGAGGCCCTGACCAATGCAGTCTCTGCCAATGTTACCTGTCACTGTGACGAAACCATCATCTGTCGCTGGAGGATTGATTCTTCCAAATTTACACTTTATATTTTGGATTATGGGTCAGGACTTTCCGGGGAAGGTTCCGTTCCCGATACAGACAAAGAACTTCTGAGATCCAACCAATCACAATGTTTTAGTACCTTCCTTGATCATATCAAAAATCACCAAAGTAAAAAACCGGATACCCTTCCTTATAATGGTTTCGGCCAAAAACATAAGAACATGGGAAAAGGATTGAAAATTATCAATGCCATGATGGACTCCGTTAAAGTAATGTTTCACGGAGAAGGAATGGTAGACGAAGCACCGGCGGGATTCAAAGTTATGGGTTCCATCATCGCTCTCGAATACGACCGTTCCAAACACTTATAA
- the gltX gene encoding glutamate--tRNA ligase — translation MTEVRTRFAPSPSGFLHVGGARTALFNYLYAKAKKGKFLLRIEDTDQDRSTEASFKIILESLKWLGMEWDEGPGVGGPNGPYTQSERIHIYKEYTDKLISEKKAYRCFCSAEELEGKKKQADAMGIPYIYDGKCSDLTDAEIQSQMEKKIPFTVRFKTPHKIVIVDDMIQGKVKFESKLIGDFIIVKSDGFPSYNYAVVIDDALMKITHVIRGVGHLSNTPRQILIFEAFGFPLPRFAHASEIVGTDGKKLSKRAGATSVLAFRDLGYSSDTMRNYMALLGWTSPDGKEYMSDEELCSVFDVERCSKSPATFDVFKKLKEEEKETVDFNKLSLLGLAEYLNPKSKLNWMSNKYIRDVKIETLGKELEPFLKDCQIPEEYKIGTNPQLLSILDSVRVYLDRLIQAPPYIEEFFLENLQFENEEAKQLILEGNGKAVVSAFYQTVKAKPLTTPDEYKEAMAKAGETTGEKGRTLFMPIRAITTGKSHGLELPILFSLLGQEKLVKRMEQLAEALRLSI, via the coding sequence ATGACAGAAGTTCGCACTCGTTTTGCCCCATCCCCATCTGGATTTCTCCACGTAGGAGGAGCAAGGACTGCTTTATTCAATTATTTGTATGCGAAAGCAAAAAAAGGAAAATTTTTACTACGCATTGAAGACACAGACCAAGACCGTTCGACAGAAGCCTCTTTCAAAATCATTTTGGAATCTTTAAAGTGGCTGGGAATGGAATGGGACGAAGGTCCAGGTGTGGGAGGTCCCAATGGCCCGTACACTCAGTCCGAAAGAATTCATATTTATAAAGAATACACAGACAAACTAATCTCTGAAAAAAAAGCCTATCGTTGTTTTTGTTCTGCAGAAGAACTCGAAGGCAAAAAAAAACAAGCCGATGCGATGGGAATTCCATACATCTATGATGGAAAATGTTCAGATCTTACAGATGCAGAAATCCAATCCCAAATGGAGAAAAAAATCCCATTCACTGTAAGGTTTAAAACTCCACATAAAATTGTCATTGTCGATGATATGATCCAAGGCAAAGTAAAGTTTGAATCCAAACTCATTGGTGACTTTATTATCGTAAAATCCGATGGATTTCCTTCGTATAACTATGCTGTGGTGATTGATGATGCACTGATGAAAATCACACATGTGATTCGTGGAGTGGGACATCTTTCCAACACTCCTCGTCAAATTTTAATTTTTGAGGCTTTTGGATTTCCCCTTCCGAGATTTGCTCATGCCAGCGAAATTGTGGGAACCGATGGAAAAAAACTTTCCAAACGGGCAGGTGCCACATCCGTTCTTGCTTTCCGTGACTTAGGTTACTCGAGTGATACCATGCGTAACTACATGGCACTCCTTGGTTGGACTTCTCCTGATGGAAAAGAATATATGAGCGATGAAGAGCTTTGTTCTGTCTTTGATGTGGAACGTTGCTCCAAATCTCCTGCTACCTTTGATGTATTCAAAAAATTAAAAGAAGAAGAAAAGGAAACTGTTGATTTCAATAAATTATCACTTCTAGGTCTTGCAGAATATCTAAACCCAAAATCAAAACTCAATTGGATGTCGAATAAATACATTCGTGATGTAAAAATTGAAACTTTAGGCAAGGAACTCGAACCCTTTCTTAAAGACTGCCAAATTCCAGAAGAATACAAAATAGGAACCAATCCACAACTCCTCTCCATTTTAGATTCTGTACGTGTGTATTTGGATCGCCTCATCCAAGCCCCACCCTACATCGAAGAATTCTTTTTAGAAAATCTCCAATTTGAAAACGAAGAAGCCAAACAACTGATTTTGGAAGGAAACGGAAAAGCCGTAGTTTCTGCTTTTTACCAAACGGTCAAAGCCAAACCACTCACCACTCCAGATGAATACAAAGAAGCGATGGCAAAGGCAGGAGAAACCACGGGGGAAAAAGGAAGGACTCTTTTTATGCCCATTCGGGCCATCACAACGGGGAAATCCCACGGATTAGAACTACCCATCCTCTTTAGCCTTCTTGGCCAAGAGAAGCTTGTCAAACGGATGGAACAGCTTGCCGAGGCACTACGACTCTCGATTTAG
- a CDS encoding toprim domain-containing protein, which yields MAQKTEKTSGNSRNFKKLSNVEHVRMRTGMWLGQNSLSTFEQHFFTKDNSGKYDIVHEELSDIPAKLKCLDEACMNCVDEYRKNLNDKSIPEKDKMNKLIIQLSTDRKRVTIQDNGRGIPADNAEGVYLHLMYGENFDDKVKEDHVAGQNGVGISLVRMVSSFFRVKTINGGKAYKKMFSIHDDVKKTIRGFKLSKEDTERVHLYYDEHGTFADCPLLSADQIKQLKAPCDKTGMTAVTETAKKEDHGTTVEFELNPAYFNNLDTSFNINLVKQYLQDIAMSNPGLEVVFIHKTGKEKYKFKKGFDEIFSNSEMVYYKLDYADKSSSSQIHMDTYVVVGQNKTLTWVNSIFCPQGGSAIEYLENRLCDEIRKKSQIVSLEKKLNTQCTRNDVRSCFHMYVNLRILNPRFKSQDKSYLINDLNEDIRKSVDKHLDKLLKKTGLIEEIKMVMERRTQMKQLEDAQKGLRKASRNNIPKLMPPTGKPNDPGRILFVAEGDSAIAGLRPARNPKLHGLFPLRGKPLNCKGMSLAKAMQNEEMKNIVAIVGLPLDQKVKSIDELHYDRISIITDADFDGYAIRSLMLSFFYEYWPELFDLGFINISAAPLYEVDVKWKDAKKETVFCIDDSDYDKLVARVNKQGAEITRKKRNKGLGETGKEAMKYAVDHCMTTITVGNKKTAKNTQDLWFHKDYAEKRREAISEYSMSVIED from the coding sequence ATGGCTCAAAAAACTGAAAAAACCTCAGGAAATTCGCGAAATTTTAAGAAATTATCGAATGTAGAACACGTTCGGATGCGGACAGGAATGTGGCTTGGGCAAAACTCCCTTTCCACTTTTGAACAACATTTTTTTACCAAAGATAACTCTGGTAAGTATGACATCGTACACGAAGAACTTTCCGACATTCCGGCCAAACTAAAGTGTTTGGACGAAGCATGTATGAACTGTGTGGATGAGTACAGAAAGAACTTAAACGACAAATCCATCCCAGAAAAAGACAAGATGAACAAACTCATCATCCAATTGTCTACAGACCGCAAACGTGTTACCATCCAAGATAACGGTCGTGGAATTCCTGCAGACAATGCCGAAGGAGTTTACCTCCATTTGATGTATGGAGAAAACTTTGATGACAAAGTCAAAGAAGACCATGTTGCCGGACAAAACGGTGTGGGGATTTCTCTTGTGCGTATGGTTTCTTCTTTTTTTAGAGTGAAGACCATCAATGGTGGGAAAGCTTACAAAAAAATGTTTAGCATTCACGATGATGTGAAAAAAACCATCCGTGGATTTAAACTTTCTAAAGAAGATACAGAACGAGTTCATTTATACTATGACGAACATGGAACCTTTGCCGATTGTCCTCTTTTGTCAGCTGACCAAATCAAACAACTAAAAGCTCCTTGTGATAAAACAGGAATGACAGCTGTTACAGAAACTGCCAAAAAAGAAGATCACGGAACAACAGTTGAGTTTGAACTCAATCCTGCTTATTTTAACAACCTGGACACTTCTTTTAACATCAATTTGGTGAAACAGTATCTCCAAGACATTGCGATGTCGAATCCTGGTCTTGAAGTGGTTTTTATTCACAAAACGGGAAAAGAAAAGTATAAATTCAAAAAAGGTTTTGATGAGATTTTTAGTAACTCCGAGATGGTTTACTATAAGTTAGATTATGCGGATAAATCTTCCTCTTCTCAAATCCATATGGATACTTATGTGGTTGTGGGACAAAACAAAACTCTCACTTGGGTGAACTCGATTTTTTGCCCTCAAGGTGGATCTGCGATTGAATATTTAGAAAATAGGCTTTGTGATGAGATTCGTAAAAAATCACAAATTGTGAGTTTAGAAAAAAAACTAAACACCCAATGTACAAGAAACGATGTCAGAAGTTGTTTTCATATGTATGTAAACCTTCGTATCCTCAATCCACGGTTTAAGTCACAAGATAAATCTTATCTCATTAATGATTTGAATGAAGACATTCGAAAGTCTGTGGACAAACACCTCGACAAACTTTTGAAAAAAACGGGCCTCATCGAAGAAATTAAGATGGTGATGGAACGCAGAACCCAGATGAAACAGCTCGAGGACGCGCAGAAAGGCCTCCGTAAGGCGTCGCGGAACAATATCCCTAAGCTTATGCCTCCGACAGGCAAACCAAACGATCCAGGCCGAATTCTTTTTGTGGCGGAAGGGGACTCTGCGATTGCGGGTCTACGTCCGGCAAGAAATCCAAAGTTACATGGACTTTTCCCTCTCCGGGGAAAACCACTCAACTGTAAGGGGATGTCTCTTGCCAAAGCCATGCAAAACGAAGAGATGAAAAACATTGTGGCCATTGTGGGCCTTCCACTCGACCAAAAAGTGAAGTCCATTGATGAACTTCATTACGATCGCATCAGCATCATCACCGATGCGGATTTTGATGGGTATGCCATTCGGTCTTTAATGTTATCCTTTTTCTATGAGTATTGGCCTGAACTTTTTGATTTAGGTTTTATCAATATTTCTGCAGCACCATTATATGAAGTGGATGTGAAGTGGAAGGATGCCAAAAAAGAAACTGTATTTTGTATTGATGATTCCGACTACGACAAGTTAGTTGCGCGTGTCAACAAACAAGGTGCTGAAATCACTCGTAAAAAACGAAATAAGGGACTTGGAGAAACGGGAAAAGAGGCAATGAAATACGCTGTGGATCATTGTATGACGACTATCACCGTAGGAAACAAAAAGACCGCTAAAAATACACAAGACCTTTGGTTTCACAAAGATTATGCAGAAAAACGTCGTGAGGCGATTTCTGAATACTCCATGAGCGTAATCGAAGATTAA
- a CDS encoding DNA gyrase subunit A — protein sequence MKNEEQYPKRPFEDQVNDDQRKYSRYVCDSRAIPQEIDGLKPVQRRILWAMWNSDARNRHTKTVKVAGLAMGYHPHGDRSIQDALSQMAQDFAFANNYPLVHGEGTFGDVLDPNAIASPRYTEVKLSDFAKDLGFFESLPDIDYVKNYDETEDEPIHFVGKVPVVLLNNIQGIATGFRCFIPAHKLSDVIDSQVTYLKTGKPKKVTPWYKGYGGEVKLSKNDNGSTVMSTTFGFKKEDGKLFLVDSPMNWNREKVVNYLDDLIEKKDNWLKDYVDHSSQTFKIELIAKKGEEPSEKEIKELFSKENNEVLTINVITHEGKLRNFNPEEIIKRFCDFRKTHLIRRFKRLAGLEKEKIDRNSELIRFIKEKWNEKVTGIKSKKEFEDKLKAAKFVYFEWLSSIPVYRMTLEEVRKCEDAIVEAKTKYTEYTTLQKDDKKLTGFMTDELDELKKKWDPK from the coding sequence ATGAAGAACGAAGAACAGTATCCAAAACGCCCCTTTGAAGACCAAGTGAATGATGACCAAAGGAAATACTCTCGCTATGTATGCGATTCAAGAGCCATTCCGCAAGAAATTGATGGTCTAAAGCCTGTTCAACGAAGGATTTTATGGGCGATGTGGAACTCTGACGCTCGTAACCGCCATACCAAAACCGTAAAAGTGGCAGGGCTTGCGATGGGATACCATCCGCACGGAGATCGTTCGATCCAAGATGCCCTTTCTCAAATGGCCCAAGACTTTGCTTTTGCAAATAACTATCCTTTAGTGCATGGGGAAGGAACTTTTGGGGATGTTTTAGATCCCAATGCAATTGCTTCTCCTCGTTATACGGAAGTTAAACTTTCTGACTTTGCGAAAGATTTAGGATTTTTTGAAAGTTTACCGGACATTGACTATGTCAAAAACTATGATGAAACAGAAGATGAACCCATTCATTTTGTGGGAAAGGTTCCAGTTGTCCTCCTAAATAACATCCAAGGGATTGCAACGGGGTTTCGTTGTTTTATTCCTGCTCATAAACTGAGTGATGTCATTGATTCTCAAGTTACCTATTTAAAAACAGGGAAACCAAAAAAGGTCACACCTTGGTACAAAGGGTACGGTGGAGAAGTAAAGTTGTCCAAAAATGACAACGGTAGCACAGTGATGTCCACAACCTTCGGATTCAAAAAAGAAGACGGAAAATTGTTTCTTGTCGACTCTCCTATGAATTGGAACCGCGAAAAGGTTGTGAATTACTTAGATGACCTGATCGAAAAGAAGGACAATTGGTTGAAGGACTATGTGGATCATTCCAGCCAAACCTTCAAAATAGAACTCATTGCCAAAAAAGGCGAAGAACCATCGGAAAAAGAAATCAAAGAACTTTTCTCCAAAGAGAACAATGAAGTTTTAACCATCAACGTCATCACTCACGAAGGAAAACTTCGTAACTTTAACCCTGAAGAAATCATCAAACGATTCTGTGACTTTCGTAAAACCCATCTCATCCGTCGTTTCAAACGACTCGCTGGACTCGAAAAAGAAAAGATTGATCGTAACTCAGAACTCATTCGATTCATCAAAGAAAAATGGAACGAAAAAGTAACAGGCATTAAGTCCAAAAAAGAATTCGAAGACAAATTGAAAGCAGCTAAGTTTGTTTATTTCGAATGGTTGAGTTCCATTCCTGTGTATCGGATGACTTTGGAAGAAGTTCGTAAATGTGAAGATGCCATTGTCGAAGCAAAAACAAAATACACTGAGTATACGACATTACAAAAAGATGATAAAAAACTCACCGGTTTTATGACCGATGAACTTGACGAACTGAAGAAAAAATGGGATCCGAAATAA